A section of the Hirschia baltica ATCC 49814 genome encodes:
- a CDS encoding YceI family protein, producing the protein MKTNTSTLTNKFLFAPALAALLTLSACISPPKQAVSEVQSGNYSLDKSHASLVFSVQHMGLAWYTMRFEDFDASIDFKPDAPETSSVSAVINPLSISANHPEKGKEWDNELATDDRFLSANTYPDITFSSTDIAITGQNTGVLTGDLNMLGTIKPIEMNVIFHGSNSVPWAPGKAIIGFSANGSFNRSEFGMTSLLPNTVGDEVRFQIEVEFSED; encoded by the coding sequence ATGAAAACGAATACATCGACGTTGACGAATAAGTTTCTATTTGCTCCTGCTCTCGCAGCGCTTCTCACATTGTCAGCATGTATTTCTCCGCCCAAACAAGCTGTCAGTGAGGTTCAATCTGGTAATTATTCACTCGACAAATCACATGCCTCTCTTGTCTTTTCGGTCCAGCACATGGGATTGGCTTGGTACACAATGCGGTTTGAAGACTTTGATGCCAGTATTGATTTCAAACCAGACGCACCAGAAACATCCTCCGTATCAGCCGTCATCAATCCATTATCTATAAGTGCTAATCACCCTGAAAAAGGCAAAGAATGGGACAATGAATTAGCCACGGATGATCGGTTTTTATCTGCCAATACATATCCTGACATTACTTTTTCATCGACAGATATCGCCATCACCGGTCAAAATACAGGTGTCCTGACAGGTGATCTAAATATGTTAGGCACCATAAAACCCATTGAAATGAATGTCATTTTTCACGGATCTAACTCTGTCCCTTGGGCACCTGGCAAAGCGATTATTGGATTTTCAGCAAATGGGTCATTCAATCGTTCTGAATTTGGTATGACGTCTTTATTGCCCAACACGGTAGGTGATGAAGTCAGATTCCAGATTGAAGTAGAATTTAGCGAAGACTAG
- a CDS encoding YceI family protein produces the protein MKKTTILGTLASVSLLALVACQPENATAEAAPQETTPAVEAVDTAAAEAVAAQLAETAAGVYNVEKTHAFLFWELSHGGLSTYTAKFTDWDASINFDPANPAASTVTASIDPTSVETDHPTKADEWHTELANDFFKAAEFPAITFNSTSAKVTGPNTGIVTGDLTFLGVTKTIDLDVTYNGVGNKPWLGDLDVIGFDATTTITRSDYGLTKHVDNGIGDEVTIKISAEFVQAEEETAAE, from the coding sequence ATGAAGAAAACAACTATTCTGGGAACGCTAGCAAGTGTTTCCTTGCTTGCACTTGTGGCGTGCCAACCAGAGAACGCAACTGCAGAAGCGGCTCCTCAAGAAACCACACCAGCTGTTGAAGCAGTTGATACAGCAGCTGCCGAAGCTGTCGCTGCGCAATTGGCTGAAACAGCTGCAGGCGTTTACAATGTTGAAAAAACCCACGCTTTCCTTTTCTGGGAATTGAGCCATGGCGGTCTGTCCACATACACAGCAAAATTCACAGACTGGGATGCAAGCATAAACTTTGATCCTGCAAACCCTGCTGCATCAACTGTAACAGCGTCCATCGACCCAACATCTGTAGAAACAGACCACCCGACAAAAGCGGATGAGTGGCACACAGAATTGGCAAATGACTTTTTCAAAGCAGCTGAATTCCCAGCCATCACTTTTAACTCTACATCTGCTAAAGTAACGGGACCAAACACAGGTATCGTGACAGGTGATCTCACATTCTTGGGCGTTACAAAAACAATCGATCTTGATGTCACGTATAATGGTGTTGGCAACAAGCCTTGGCTTGGTGATCTAGATGTTATCGGCTTTGATGCTACTACAACAATCACACGCTCAGATTACGGCCTGACCAAACACGTCGACAATGGAATCGGCGATGAAGTCACAATCAAGATTTCAGCAGAATTTGTTCAAGCTGAAGAAGAAACAGCAGCAGAATAA
- a CDS encoding aldo/keto reductase gives MQMRKLGRTDIDVSACCLGTMTYGQQNTEAEGHQQMDYALDRGVNFFDTAELYSIPPKEETYGSTEKVIGSWFKQTGKRDKVILATKIAGRSTMTWMRGEKKYDLLRVTKEQIDIAVEQSLSRLQTDYIDLYQIHWPDRKAEIFGSKLSEADWDSEYETFEAQLEALNTHVEKGNIRHIGLSNERSWGVMRFIQEAEKRGLPRVASIQNAFSLLNRSFEGDLEEVCRHENVSLLAYSPLAQGILSGKYRDGALPEGSRKQLFDRLQRYEGPIAEKATNAYLDLAQELDVDPTQLAIRFCDTRPYMGSTIIGSTTMDQLKTCIDAFDLEWTSVMEDCVNAIHQVQPNPCP, from the coding sequence ATGCAAATGAGAAAACTCGGACGAACGGATATTGATGTGTCGGCCTGTTGTCTTGGAACGATGACTTATGGACAGCAAAATACTGAGGCTGAAGGCCATCAACAGATGGATTACGCGTTGGACCGAGGCGTGAATTTCTTCGATACGGCAGAGCTTTATTCTATTCCGCCCAAAGAAGAGACTTATGGCAGTACAGAAAAAGTAATTGGCAGCTGGTTTAAGCAAACAGGTAAACGCGATAAGGTTATTCTTGCCACCAAAATTGCCGGTCGTTCAACAATGACTTGGATGCGCGGGGAAAAGAAATATGATCTTCTGCGCGTGACGAAAGAGCAAATCGATATTGCGGTAGAACAAAGTTTGTCGCGATTGCAAACTGACTATATCGACCTTTATCAAATTCATTGGCCTGACCGCAAAGCTGAGATTTTCGGATCAAAATTATCAGAAGCTGATTGGGATAGTGAATATGAAACCTTTGAAGCACAATTAGAGGCGCTCAACACGCATGTTGAAAAGGGCAATATTCGTCATATTGGTTTGTCGAATGAGCGCTCTTGGGGGGTGATGCGTTTCATCCAAGAAGCTGAAAAGCGTGGACTTCCGCGCGTCGCGTCTATTCAAAATGCTTTTAGCTTGCTCAACAGAAGCTTTGAAGGTGATCTTGAAGAAGTTTGTCGTCATGAAAATGTGTCTCTGCTTGCCTATTCCCCATTGGCTCAAGGTATTCTAAGCGGGAAATATCGTGATGGTGCTTTGCCAGAAGGGTCTCGCAAGCAGCTATTTGATCGCCTCCAGAGGTATGAGGGGCCGATTGCTGAAAAAGCGACCAATGCTTATTTGGATCTTGCGCAAGAGCTAGATGTTGACCCAACACAATTGGCAATTCGTTTTTGTGATACGCGGCCATATATGGGGTCTACGATTATTGGCTCGACAACAATGGATCAATTGAAAACCTGTATTGATGCATTTGATCTGGAATGGACAAGTGTGATGGAAGATTGCGTGAATGCAATTCATCAAGTCCAGCCAAATCCTTGTCCATAA
- a CDS encoding DMT family transporter, translated as MRIFLLTFLAMLAFAANSVLGRLALTQTPTQAALIDPANYTLIRLISGAIVLGLLAGLKNGFNKTAFAGSNIISAFSLFLYAAAFSFSYVAIDTGLGALILFACVQLTMMGWAIVQKYKFTLGEIFGSLVAFGALIWLVSPGVSAPDPIAAVLMAISGIAWGIYSIRGQKSASALSASAGNFLLTIPMTLILIRPFDFNPMGIALAVTSGAITSGLGYALWYSVLPKLTTSRAAISQLSVPVLAGIGGTFLLSENWTLRFTIASTLILGGIALAIISKRKIN; from the coding sequence TGCGTATATTTTTACTGACCTTTCTGGCAATGCTGGCTTTTGCTGCTAATTCTGTGCTGGGCCGCCTCGCCCTCACCCAAACACCAACCCAAGCGGCGTTAATTGATCCCGCCAATTATACGCTAATCCGCCTCATATCTGGTGCGATCGTATTGGGCTTGCTAGCCGGCCTTAAAAACGGGTTCAACAAAACAGCATTTGCCGGCAGCAATATCATTTCAGCTTTCAGCTTATTTTTATACGCAGCCGCATTTTCATTCTCCTATGTCGCAATAGATACTGGCCTTGGTGCTCTTATCCTGTTTGCCTGTGTCCAGCTCACCATGATGGGATGGGCCATAGTCCAAAAATACAAATTCACTTTAGGAGAAATATTCGGAAGTCTAGTCGCTTTCGGCGCACTGATATGGCTTGTTTCACCCGGTGTATCAGCACCCGATCCAATTGCCGCTGTGCTAATGGCTATTTCTGGCATTGCGTGGGGAATATACTCTATTCGAGGTCAAAAATCAGCTTCTGCACTCTCTGCTTCAGCAGGTAATTTTTTGCTGACCATCCCCATGACACTGATATTGATCCGCCCATTTGACTTTAACCCGATGGGGATTGCTCTAGCGGTTACGTCAGGCGCAATTACATCCGGCTTAGGCTATGCGCTTTGGTATAGCGTGCTTCCTAAACTTACGACGAGTAGAGCCGCAATCTCTCAATTATCCGTGCCTGTTCTTGCTGGGATAGGCGGCACATTTCTATTATCTGAAAACTGGACACTGCGTTTTACAATCGCCTCTACACTTATTTTAGGCGGCATTGCACTCGCCATTATAAGCAAACGAAAAATAAACTAA